One genomic region from Nocardia vinacea encodes:
- a CDS encoding ABC transporter substrate-binding protein, which translates to MFRPRTFLTGLHGRTIAALLAAATVASLGLTGCASDDTPVGKTDAPLPTEIPAGTKLVLADQQERFKSVLQFSGELDKLPFKVEFANFIGGPAILEAFRAGAADVATVGDVPPIHAQVAGQDVPIVAAYQSNPNALKLAVAPGKTATTLADLKGKKIAYAEGTAQQAAVLRALAKAGLKPTDVQLVRLQLAEFLDAVRTGQVDIAPLAEPNVTRLLRTPGASLIPDSETTGIYGGVGYLYARRAAVTDPAKAAATRAVVAAYIRAYQWVNNHQEEWARKYYVENQKVSADDAKRIVDSFGTYTFPHLDQQLIDRQQGTIDAIDNAGELPKKVRAADDFDLRFDAVITQAVTESGAAFEPKAK; encoded by the coding sequence ATGTTCCGACCACGTACGTTCCTGACCGGCCTGCACGGCCGCACTATTGCCGCGTTGCTCGCTGCGGCGACCGTTGCGAGCCTGGGTTTGACCGGCTGCGCGAGCGACGACACGCCGGTCGGTAAAACCGACGCCCCGCTGCCCACCGAAATCCCCGCGGGCACAAAGCTCGTGCTCGCCGATCAACAAGAGCGGTTCAAGTCGGTACTCCAGTTCTCCGGCGAACTCGACAAGTTGCCGTTCAAGGTGGAGTTCGCCAATTTCATCGGTGGACCGGCCATCCTGGAGGCATTCCGGGCCGGTGCCGCCGATGTTGCGACCGTCGGCGATGTCCCGCCGATCCATGCGCAGGTTGCCGGGCAGGACGTGCCGATCGTCGCGGCTTACCAATCCAATCCCAACGCACTGAAACTTGCGGTGGCGCCGGGCAAGACGGCCACCACGCTCGCCGATCTCAAGGGCAAGAAGATCGCCTACGCGGAGGGCACCGCCCAACAGGCCGCGGTGCTGCGGGCGCTCGCCAAGGCCGGGCTGAAACCCACTGATGTGCAACTCGTTCGGCTGCAGCTCGCGGAATTCCTGGACGCGGTGCGCACCGGGCAGGTCGATATCGCGCCGCTGGCCGAACCGAACGTCACCCGGCTGTTGCGTACTCCGGGCGCCTCGCTGATCCCGGATTCGGAGACCACCGGCATCTACGGCGGTGTCGGCTACCTGTACGCGCGCCGCGCCGCGGTGACCGATCCGGCCAAGGCAGCGGCGACTCGGGCGGTGGTCGCCGCCTACATTCGCGCCTACCAGTGGGTCAATAACCACCAGGAGGAGTGGGCGCGCAAATACTACGTCGAGAACCAGAAGGTCAGCGCCGACGATGCCAAACGCATCGTCGACTCGTTCGGCACCTACACCTTCCCGCATCTGGATCAGCAGCTCATCGATCGCCAGCAGGGCACCATCGACGCGATCGACAACGCGGGCGAACTGCCCAAAAAGGTGCGCGCCGCCGACGATTTCGATCTGCGCTTCGACGCCGTCATCACCCAGGCCGTCACCGAGAGCGGCGCCGCGTTCGAACCGAAGGCGAAATAG
- a CDS encoding ABC transporter permease produces MATLDAGVLGRIGRSSRTAAEPVLARRKPTRPRLGPGRPIPFGIAIGPVLLIAAWVIGSASGALDEQTLPAPWTVAETARDLLADGRLQSNLLTSLKRAAWGLGLGVVIGVVLALIAGLSRVGEALLDGPIQIKRSIPTLALIPLFIVWFGIGEDMKLIVITTSVAIPIYINTHAQLRGVDSRYVELAATVGLSRWGFIRRIALPGSLPGFFTGLRLAVTISWLALVVVEQVNATSGIGYLMTQARTYGQIDVIVVGLVIYGLLGLFGDLAVRATERRALSWRQTIAD; encoded by the coding sequence ATGGCTACCTTGGACGCCGGTGTACTCGGCCGGATCGGACGAAGTTCACGCACCGCCGCGGAGCCGGTATTGGCCCGCCGCAAGCCGACTCGGCCCCGGCTCGGACCGGGCCGCCCGATTCCGTTCGGCATCGCCATCGGGCCCGTACTGCTGATCGCGGCATGGGTGATCGGATCCGCCTCGGGCGCATTGGATGAGCAGACACTGCCCGCGCCGTGGACGGTCGCCGAGACCGCACGCGATCTGCTCGCCGACGGCAGACTGCAGTCGAACCTGCTGACTTCGCTGAAGCGCGCGGCCTGGGGCCTCGGGCTCGGTGTGGTGATCGGTGTGGTGCTCGCCTTGATCGCCGGATTGAGCCGTGTCGGTGAAGCCCTGCTGGACGGGCCGATTCAGATCAAACGCTCGATTCCGACGCTGGCGCTGATTCCGCTGTTCATCGTGTGGTTCGGCATCGGTGAGGACATGAAGCTCATCGTCATCACGACCAGTGTGGCGATTCCGATCTACATCAATACCCACGCGCAATTGCGTGGTGTCGACAGCCGGTATGTGGAATTGGCTGCGACGGTGGGGCTTTCGCGCTGGGGATTCATCCGCCGGATCGCGTTGCCGGGTTCGCTGCCCGGATTCTTCACGGGCCTGCGGCTGGCGGTCACGATTTCCTGGCTGGCATTGGTCGTGGTCGAACAGGTGAATGCCACCAGCGGCATCGGCTATCTGATGACGCAGGCGCGTACCTACGGCCAGATCGACGTCATCGTGGTCGGCCTGGTGATCTACGGCCTGCTCGGACTGTTCGGCGATCTCGCCGTGCGCGCGACGGAACGGAGGGCACTGTCATGGCGGCAGACGATCGCGGACTGA
- a CDS encoding ABC transporter ATP-binding protein, with product MAADDRGLNVVRTRGLRRGFGDRVVLHGIDLDIARGEFVALLGRSGSGKSTLLRALAELDRDVLGSGELRVPTERAVVFQDSRLLPWNRVLDNVTLGLKSADAAGRGRTALAEVGLAGREKAWPKELSGGEQQRVALARSLVREPELLLADEPFGALDALTRIKMHVLLQDLCARHKPAVLLVTHDVDEAVLLADRVLVLDEGRIAVDQRIDLERPRRHIDPDFNRLRELLLSSLGVDVAALHDEKKAS from the coding sequence ATGGCGGCAGACGATCGCGGACTGAATGTGGTCCGAACCCGCGGGCTGCGCAGGGGTTTCGGCGATCGCGTGGTGTTGCACGGTATCGATCTCGATATCGCGCGCGGCGAATTCGTCGCACTGCTCGGGCGCAGTGGTTCGGGTAAGAGCACCTTGCTGCGCGCGCTGGCCGAGCTGGATCGCGATGTGCTCGGCTCGGGTGAGTTGCGAGTGCCGACGGAACGTGCGGTGGTGTTCCAGGACTCGCGGCTGCTGCCGTGGAATCGGGTACTGGACAATGTGACTCTCGGTTTGAAGAGTGCCGATGCCGCCGGGCGCGGTCGCACCGCGCTGGCGGAAGTCGGCCTCGCCGGGCGGGAAAAGGCCTGGCCCAAGGAGCTTTCCGGAGGTGAGCAACAGCGCGTCGCCTTGGCGCGGTCTCTGGTCCGGGAACCGGAGTTGTTGCTGGCCGATGAGCCTTTCGGTGCGCTGGATGCGCTCACCCGCATCAAAATGCATGTGCTGCTGCAGGATCTGTGCGCCAGGCACAAGCCGGCCGTCTTGCTGGTGACCCACGATGTCGATGAAGCGGTGCTGCTCGCCGACCGCGTACTCGTCCTCGACGAGGGACGCATCGCCGTCGACCAGCGGATCGATCTGGAACGTCCACGCCGCCACATCGATCCGGACTTCAACCGCCTACGCGAACTGCTGCTTTCCAGCCTCGGCGTCGATGTCGCGGCCCTGCACGATGAGAAGAAAGCCTCATGA